A genomic region of Jaculus jaculus isolate mJacJac1 chromosome 10, mJacJac1.mat.Y.cur, whole genome shotgun sequence contains the following coding sequences:
- the Nr2e3 gene encoding photoreceptor-specific nuclear receptor: MTSTVVATVPAAVTVSRKESPDRWALGEDPTGAGPSLQCRVCGDSSSGKHYGIYACNGCSGFFKRSVRRRLIYRCQVGAGMCPVDKAHRNQCQACRLKKCLQAGMNQDAVQNERQPRSSAQVRLDSMESASELRPEPLVASPALAGPSPRGPTPVSAARALGHHFMASLITAEACAKLEPEDAEENIDVTSNDPEFPASPCSLDSIHETSARLLFMAVKWAKNLPVFSNLPFRDQVILLEEAWSELFLLGAIQWSLPLDSCPLLAPPEASGGSQSRLALAGAEMRFLQETISRFRALAVDPTEFACMKALVLFKPETRGLKDPEHVEALQDQSQVMLSQHSKAHHPSQPVRFGKLLLLLPSLRFITSERIELLFFRKTIGNTPMEKLLCDMFKN; encoded by the exons ATGACCTCCACGGTGGTTGCCACTGTGCCCGCGGCTGTGACCGTGTCCAGGAAGGAGTCTCCTGACAGATGGGCCCTCGGGGAGGATCCAACAG GTGCGGGCCCCTCGCTCCAGTGCCGTGTGTGTGGGGACAGCAGCAGCGGGAAGCACTATGGCATTTATGCCTGCAATGGCTGCAGTGGCTTCTTCAAGAGGAGTGTGAGACGGAGGCTCATCTACAG GTGCCAGGTAGGGGCAGGGATGTGCCCAGTGGATAAGGCCCATCGCAACCAGTGCCAGGCCTGCCGGCTGAAGAAGTGCTTGCAAGCGGGTATGAACCAAGATG CCGTGCAGAATGAGCGCCAGCCACGGAGCAGTGCCCAGGTCCGCCTGGACAGCATGGAGTCAGCCAGTGAGCTCAGACCTGAGCCCCTGGTGGCCTCCCCGGCCCTGGCAGGACCCAGTCCCCGGGGCCCCACACCCGTGTCTGCAGCCAGAGCCCTGGGTCATCACTTCATGGCCAGCCTCATAACTGCCGAAGCCTGTGCCAAGCTGGAGCCAGAGGATG CTGAAGAGAATATTGATGTCACCAGCAATGACCCCGAGTTCCCCGCATCCCCCTGCAGCCTAGACAGCATCCACGAGACGTCAGCTCGCCTGCTCTTCATGGCTGTGAAGTGGGCCAAAAACCTGCCTGTGTTCTCCAACCTGCCCTTCAGGGATCAG GTGATCCTGCTGGAAGAGGCATGGAGTGAGCTCTTCCTCCTCGGAGCCATCCAGTGGTCTCTGCCTCTGGACAGCTGCCCACTGCTGGCCCCACCGGAGGCTTCTGGCGGCTCTCAGAGTCGGCTTGCCCTGGCCGGTGCAGAGATGCGCTTCCTGCAAGAAACCATCTCCAGGTTCCGGGCACTGGCAGTGGACCCCACAGAGTTCGCCTGCATGAAGGCATTAGTCCTCTTCAAACCAG AGACGCGTGGCCTGAAGGATCCTGAGCACGTGGAGGCGTTGCAGGACCAGTCTCAAGTGATGCTGAGCCAACACAGCAAGGCTCACCACCCCAGCCAGCCTGTGAG GTTTGGGAAATTGCTCCTTCTGCTTCCATCCTTACGATTCATCACGTCTGAACGCATCGAGCTCCTCTTCTTCCGAAAGACCATAGGGAACACGCCAATGGAGAAACTCCTCTGTGATATGTTCAAAAActag